A portion of the Rhodanobacter sp. AS-Z3 genome contains these proteins:
- a CDS encoding bifunctional riboflavin kinase/FAD synthetase gives MTRLSRDVAGPCLTPRGSVVAIGAFDGLHRGHQALLAQVRERAQALDCTPVVLSFEPLPRAFFSPEPVPRLSSVREKLRGFAAAGMEHALLLRFNRALTSMSAEDFVRRVLVERLAAREVWVGGDFRFGHKRGGDVALLEQMGAELGFSARTMPLVQLDGERVSASRARGMLAAGNFAGVAPLLGRPFVIDGKVEYGNQLGRTLGYPTANIHLQQRVSPVHGIFAVRVGLGESECSWPGVASLGVRPTVNQVSQPLLEVHLFDFDGDLYGQRMAVEFVAKLRDEQKFDGLEPLKAQMALDSCQARELLGMNPQLVGA, from the coding sequence ATGACGAGACTTTCCAGGGATGTCGCGGGCCCGTGCCTGACGCCGCGCGGCAGCGTAGTGGCGATTGGCGCATTCGATGGCCTGCATCGCGGTCATCAGGCACTGCTCGCGCAGGTGCGCGAGCGTGCGCAAGCGCTGGATTGCACTCCCGTGGTGCTCAGCTTCGAGCCGCTGCCACGGGCGTTCTTCTCGCCCGAACCGGTACCGCGCCTGTCCAGCGTGCGTGAAAAACTGCGCGGCTTTGCCGCCGCCGGCATGGAGCACGCTTTGTTGTTGCGCTTCAACCGGGCACTGACTTCGATGTCGGCTGAAGATTTCGTGCGTCGCGTGCTGGTCGAACGGCTGGCGGCGCGTGAGGTATGGGTCGGTGGTGATTTCCGCTTTGGTCACAAGCGCGGCGGTGACGTGGCCTTGCTGGAGCAGATGGGTGCTGAACTCGGCTTCAGTGCCCGCACCATGCCGCTGGTCCAGCTCGACGGTGAGCGCGTTTCCGCCAGTCGCGCGCGCGGCATGCTCGCCGCTGGGAATTTCGCTGGAGTGGCACCGCTGCTGGGACGTCCGTTCGTGATCGACGGCAAGGTGGAATACGGCAACCAGCTCGGCCGCACGCTCGGTTATCCCACCGCCAATATCCATCTGCAGCAGCGGGTCAGTCCGGTCCACGGTATTTTCGCGGTGCGCGTGGGCCTGGGCGAAAGCGAATGCAGCTGGCCCGGCGTGGCCAGCCTCGGCGTGCGCCCGACCGTGAATCAGGTCAGTCAGCCGCTGCTGGAAGTCCATCTTTTCGATTTCGACGGCGATCTGTACGGCCAGCGCATGGCGGTGGAGTTTGTCGCCAAACTGCGCGACGAGCAGAAGTTCGACGGGCTGGAGCCGCTGAAGGCGCAGATGGCGCTGGATTCGTGTCAGGCGCGCGAGCTGTTGGGCATGAATCCGCAGCTGGTGGGTGCGTGA
- the ileS gene encoding isoleucine--tRNA ligase has protein sequence MTHDYKSTINLPQTAFPMRGDLPKREPDWLAEWERVDRYAQIQQKTAHRDSVFVLHDGPPYANGAIHIGHAVNKILKDITVKSKLLSGHRAPYVPGWDCHGLPIEIAVEKKFGKPGDKLDAAQFRQKCREYAAEQVDTQRNDFKRLGVLGDWQKPYRTMDFSYEADMLRALAKIVANGHVMRGAKPVYWCFDCASALAEAEIEYGDKQSPAVDVAYDAVNAPALAAKFGVDAGDAIVAIPIWTTTPWTLPESQAVSLGPDLEYALIEGPARGDRRVLLVVASALVEKVAQRYGMEQANVLGHAVGQALEHIQLQHPFYERVVPVIVGDHVSAEDGTGAVHTAPDHGVEDFVVSNQYGIGLLNYVGPRGAYRADTPAADGVELGNMHIWKANEALIDVLRQRGVLLAFAKIEHSYPNCWRHKTPVIYRTTPQWFVSMEQADLRKTALASIKDVRWVPGWGEERIAGMVAGRPDWCISRQRTWGVPIALFVHKATQEPHPDSVELLEQVAKKVEQGGIDAWFALEPAELLGADADDYEKVTDVLDVWFDSGVTHYAVIGQRPELQQGDASTYKVMYLEGSDQHRGWFQSSLLTSAAIHGRAPYNDVLTHGFAVDANGRKMSKSLGNVVAPQKVMDTLGADVLRLWVASADYRNEMTVSDEILKRVSDTYRRIRNTAKFLLGNLDGFDPTQHLLPVEESLLLDQWAVQQAFDVQQALLAAYERYDFPEVVARIQNFCTNELGALYLDITKDRLYTMPTDSRGRRSAQSAMYRIAEALVRWLAPVLSFTAEEIWQQLPGEHGESVLFETWYDGLSAPQSSPEQRRYWTDLLALRDASSRVLENMRKSEQLGAALEAKLVVHADAALAARYAESADELRFFFITSDFSLAPLAARTDQAAKVELEGADAWVSASVSDATKCVRCWHRRDDVGSHAEHPELCSRCIGNIEGPGEDRRWF, from the coding sequence ATGACCCACGATTACAAGAGCACGATCAACCTGCCGCAAACGGCATTCCCGATGCGCGGCGACCTGCCGAAGCGCGAGCCCGACTGGCTGGCCGAGTGGGAGCGTGTTGATCGCTACGCGCAGATCCAGCAGAAGACCGCACACCGCGACAGCGTGTTCGTGCTGCACGACGGTCCGCCGTATGCGAATGGCGCGATCCATATCGGTCATGCGGTCAACAAGATTCTCAAGGACATCACGGTCAAGTCCAAGCTGTTATCCGGCCATCGTGCGCCTTACGTGCCGGGTTGGGATTGCCACGGCCTGCCGATCGAAATTGCGGTTGAAAAGAAATTCGGCAAGCCGGGCGACAAGCTCGATGCCGCGCAATTTCGGCAGAAGTGCCGCGAATACGCTGCCGAACAAGTCGATACCCAGCGCAACGACTTCAAGCGCCTGGGTGTACTCGGCGACTGGCAGAAGCCGTATCGCACGATGGATTTCAGTTACGAAGCCGACATGCTGCGTGCACTGGCGAAGATCGTGGCCAACGGCCATGTCATGCGTGGTGCCAAGCCGGTGTACTGGTGTTTCGACTGCGCTTCTGCGCTGGCCGAGGCCGAGATTGAATATGGCGACAAGCAGTCGCCGGCGGTGGATGTGGCCTATGACGCCGTAAACGCGCCGGCGCTGGCCGCGAAATTTGGCGTTGATGCGGGCGACGCCATCGTCGCCATTCCGATCTGGACCACCACGCCGTGGACACTGCCGGAAAGCCAGGCAGTGTCGCTGGGACCGGATCTGGAATACGCACTGATCGAAGGCCCGGCGCGCGGTGATCGTCGCGTGTTGCTGGTGGTCGCCAGTGCGCTGGTCGAGAAGGTTGCCCAGCGTTATGGCATGGAGCAGGCCAACGTGCTTGGTCATGCCGTCGGTCAGGCGCTGGAGCATATCCAGCTGCAGCATCCGTTCTATGAGCGCGTGGTGCCGGTGATCGTCGGCGATCACGTGTCGGCGGAAGACGGTACCGGCGCCGTGCATACAGCGCCCGATCACGGCGTCGAGGATTTCGTGGTGAGCAACCAGTACGGCATCGGTCTGCTCAACTACGTCGGTCCCCGCGGAGCTTATCGCGCTGACACGCCGGCGGCCGATGGCGTCGAACTGGGCAATATGCATATCTGGAAGGCCAACGAGGCGCTGATCGATGTGCTGCGCCAGCGCGGCGTGTTGCTCGCCTTCGCCAAGATCGAGCATAGCTATCCGAACTGCTGGCGGCACAAGACGCCGGTGATCTACCGCACCACGCCGCAGTGGTTCGTGTCGATGGAACAAGCTGATCTGCGCAAGACCGCGCTGGCGTCGATCAAGGACGTGCGCTGGGTGCCGGGCTGGGGTGAAGAGCGCATCGCCGGCATGGTGGCCGGGCGCCCGGACTGGTGTATCTCGCGTCAGCGCACCTGGGGTGTACCGATTGCGTTGTTCGTGCACAAGGCGACGCAGGAGCCGCATCCGGACTCTGTCGAGCTACTGGAGCAGGTGGCGAAGAAAGTGGAGCAGGGTGGCATCGATGCATGGTTTGCTCTGGAGCCAGCGGAGTTGCTGGGTGCCGATGCCGACGATTACGAGAAAGTCACCGACGTGCTGGACGTCTGGTTCGATTCCGGCGTGACCCATTACGCGGTGATCGGCCAGCGCCCGGAACTGCAGCAGGGCGATGCGTCGACGTACAAGGTGATGTATCTGGAAGGCTCCGACCAGCATCGCGGCTGGTTCCAGTCTTCCTTGCTGACTTCCGCGGCGATCCACGGCCGCGCGCCCTACAATGACGTGCTAACTCACGGTTTCGCGGTCGACGCGAACGGCCGCAAGATGTCCAAATCACTGGGCAACGTGGTGGCGCCGCAGAAGGTGATGGATACGCTCGGCGCCGACGTGCTGCGTCTGTGGGTGGCTTCGGCCGACTACCGCAACGAGATGACCGTCTCCGACGAGATCCTCAAGCGCGTGTCCGATACCTATCGACGCATTCGCAACACCGCCAAATTCCTGCTCGGCAATCTCGACGGATTTGATCCGACACAGCATCTGCTGCCGGTGGAAGAAAGCTTGCTGCTTGATCAATGGGCGGTACAACAGGCGTTCGACGTGCAGCAGGCGCTACTGGCTGCCTACGAGCGTTACGATTTTCCCGAAGTGGTGGCGCGTATCCAGAACTTCTGCACCAACGAACTGGGTGCGCTGTATCTGGATATCACCAAGGATCGGCTCTACACCATGCCGACCGACAGTCGTGGTCGGCGCAGTGCGCAGAGCGCGATGTACCGCATTGCCGAGGCGCTGGTGCGCTGGCTGGCACCGGTGTTGAGCTTTACCGCCGAGGAAATCTGGCAGCAGCTGCCGGGCGAGCATGGCGAGAGTGTGCTGTTCGAAACCTGGTATGACGGCCTTTCCGCACCGCAGAGTTCGCCGGAACAACGGCGTTACTGGACCGACTTGCTGGCGCTGCGCGATGCATCCTCACGGGTGCTCGAAAACATGCGCAAGTCCGAGCAACTGGGTGCGGCACTGGAAGCAAAACTGGTGGTTCATGCCGATGCCGCGCTGGCTGCACGCTACGCGGAGTCTGCCGACGAACTGCGCTTCTTCTTCATCACCTCCGACTTCAGCTTGGCACCACTGGCTGCGCGTACTGATCAAGCGGCAAAGGTGGAACTGGAGGGGGCTGATGCCTGGGTTTCCGCCAGCGTCAGCGACGCGACCAAATGCGTGCGCTGCTGGCACCGTCGCGACGACGTGGGCAGCCACGCCGAGCACCCGGAGCTGTGCAGTCGCTGCATCGGTAATATCGAAGGTCCGGGCGAAGATCGCCGCTGGTTCTGA
- the lspA gene encoding signal peptidase II, with product MHPKPNALPWLGLSAAVIALDQLSKWWAVHALQPMGVPHPVIPGFLNWTLTFNPGAAFSFLASGAGWQRWFFVTLAVVISAVLVGWLARTSRRDWRTSLPLALIIGGAIGNLIDRLHASQVTDFIHVYFRQWNYPVFNVADCGVTVGAVMLIVFGLFGGKYEDRVR from the coding sequence ATGCATCCCAAACCCAATGCTCTCCCGTGGCTGGGGCTGTCCGCCGCGGTCATCGCACTCGATCAGCTCAGTAAATGGTGGGCGGTGCATGCCCTGCAGCCGATGGGCGTGCCGCATCCGGTGATTCCGGGTTTCCTGAACTGGACGCTGACGTTCAATCCAGGGGCCGCGTTCAGTTTTCTGGCCAGTGGCGCTGGCTGGCAGCGCTGGTTCTTTGTGACACTGGCAGTGGTGATCAGCGCGGTGCTGGTTGGCTGGCTGGCAAGAACCTCGCGGCGCGACTGGCGTACCAGCTTGCCGCTCGCACTCATCATCGGTGGCGCGATCGGCAACCTGATCGATCGCTTGCATGCTTCGCAGGTCACCGACTTCATACACGTGTACTTCCGTCAGTGGAATTATCCGGTCTTCAACGTGGCGGATTGCGGGGTCACGGTCGGCGCGGTGATGTTGATTGTGTTCGGCCTGTTCGGCGGCAAGTACGAAGATCGCGTGCGATAA
- the ispH gene encoding 4-hydroxy-3-methylbut-2-enyl diphosphate reductase — MDILLANPRGFCAGVDRAIAIVERALESYGAPIYVRHEVVHNRYVVDKLRADGAVFVEELHEVPDGATVIFSAHGVSQAVREEADQRHLKVFDATCPLVTKVHMEVARLGRIGRSVVLIGHAGHPEVEGTMGQWNRTNSGEILLVESLENVATMTPKFPQLLSYVTQTTLSVDDTKAIIEALRARFPEIEGPRKDDICYATQNRQDAVRRLADAVDLMLVVGSVNSSNSNRLRELAEKQGVRSFLIDGAEHIERSWLDGVKRIGLTAGASAPEKLVREVIARLQSWGAGSVSELDGEPENITFALPKELRVVGGAGSTHF, encoded by the coding sequence ATGGACATCCTGCTAGCCAACCCGCGCGGCTTCTGCGCCGGCGTCGATCGTGCCATCGCCATCGTTGAGCGTGCGCTCGAGTCTTACGGTGCCCCGATTTACGTGCGGCACGAGGTAGTGCACAACCGCTACGTAGTCGACAAGCTGCGCGCCGACGGTGCGGTGTTCGTCGAGGAGTTGCATGAAGTACCGGACGGTGCCACGGTGATTTTCAGCGCGCACGGTGTCTCTCAGGCAGTGCGCGAAGAGGCTGACCAGCGGCATCTGAAAGTCTTCGATGCCACCTGTCCGCTGGTCACCAAGGTGCACATGGAAGTGGCGCGACTGGGACGCATCGGTCGTAGTGTGGTGTTGATCGGGCACGCCGGCCATCCGGAGGTGGAAGGCACGATGGGTCAGTGGAATCGGACCAACAGCGGTGAAATTCTGCTGGTGGAATCGCTGGAAAATGTCGCCACGATGACTCCGAAATTTCCACAGTTGTTGTCGTACGTCACCCAGACCACACTGTCGGTGGATGACACCAAGGCGATCATCGAAGCGTTGCGCGCGAGATTTCCGGAGATCGAGGGTCCTCGCAAGGACGATATCTGCTACGCCACACAGAACCGCCAGGACGCCGTACGTCGGCTGGCCGACGCGGTCGATCTGATGCTGGTAGTCGGCTCGGTCAACAGCTCCAACTCCAATCGCCTGCGCGAACTGGCCGAGAAGCAGGGCGTGCGTTCCTTCCTGATTGATGGCGCCGAGCACATCGAGCGCAGCTGGCTCGATGGTGTGAAGCGCATCGGTCTGACCGCGGGCGCGTCAGCCCCGGAGAAGTTGGTGCGCGAGGTAATTGCCCGCCTGCAGTCGTGGGGCGCCGGCAGCGTGAGTGAGCTGGATGGTGAGCCGGAAAACATCACGTTCGCGTTGCCCAAGGAATTGCGCGTGGTGGGTGGCGCCGGTTCCACCCACTTCTGA
- a CDS encoding GspH/FimT family pseudopilin: MPKPKLAGLRAQRGFTLVELLVTLTIATILMMIAVPSFKNLTLSNRLTTSANDIVHAINVARMEAIKRNASTQLCSNSSSANSSSDLGAACGDETGAVWATKGGNVTQVLAGTPNLTAPLQLTGNAAALRFDAQGLARKVGDTSLYVGTVVDICTSQMSTNNHRKISMVAGSIVETKPSSGSCP, translated from the coding sequence GTGCCAAAGCCAAAGCTGGCCGGGCTCCGCGCCCAGCGCGGGTTCACGTTGGTGGAGCTGCTGGTCACGCTGACCATCGCAACGATTCTGATGATGATCGCGGTGCCAAGCTTCAAGAACCTCACCTTGTCTAATCGGCTCACTACCAGCGCCAACGATATCGTCCATGCAATCAATGTTGCACGGATGGAAGCGATCAAGCGCAATGCGAGCACACAGTTGTGCAGCAATTCATCGAGTGCCAATTCCAGTAGTGACCTGGGGGCCGCTTGCGGTGATGAAACAGGCGCGGTCTGGGCGACCAAGGGTGGCAATGTCACTCAGGTACTCGCCGGAACACCAAATTTGACCGCGCCACTGCAGCTTACGGGCAACGCGGCCGCGCTGCGTTTCGATGCACAGGGACTGGCTCGGAAAGTTGGTGATACCAGTCTTTACGTTGGCACCGTGGTTGATATCTGCACCAGCCAGATGAGCACCAACAATCATCGAAAAATCTCGATGGTCGCGGGTTCGATCGTCGAAACAAAACCCAGCTCGGGAAGTTGCCCCTAG
- the pilV gene encoding type IV pilus modification protein PilV, translating to MSNNPVRAHIVGQRCLQGGVGLIEVLVAVLVLSIAFLGIAALQAMSLSTNNSAMARSMATISSYSILDAMRADFNTAKAGTYNHTGSGSIKANACPAGTGGSLADAQVSQWCGQLKQALGASATTTGDINCSTVNDNVDCTVTITFDDSRAGVGGSSVQSVTTRAML from the coding sequence ATGTCCAACAATCCCGTGCGGGCACACATCGTTGGTCAGCGCTGCCTGCAGGGCGGCGTCGGCTTGATCGAAGTGCTGGTCGCCGTATTGGTGCTTTCCATCGCCTTCCTCGGCATCGCTGCGCTGCAGGCCATGTCGTTGTCTACTAATAACAGTGCCATGGCGCGCAGTATGGCGACGATATCGAGCTACTCGATCCTCGATGCGATGCGCGCGGATTTCAACACCGCCAAGGCGGGAACCTATAACCACACGGGTTCAGGGTCCATCAAGGCCAATGCCTGTCCGGCTGGAACCGGTGGCTCACTCGCCGATGCCCAGGTCAGCCAGTGGTGCGGCCAGCTCAAACAGGCGCTGGGTGCTTCTGCCACCACTACCGGTGACATCAATTGCAGCACCGTTAACGACAACGTCGATTGCACCGTCACCATCACTTTCGACGACAGCCGTGCTGGTGTCGGTGGCAGCAGCGTCCAGAGCGTCACCACCAGGGCCATGCTATGA
- a CDS encoding PilW family protein: MRASAGFTLIELMVAMLLGLIVIGGVVSVFLANQRTYRTNQALGDVQDGSRVAFEMMARDIRDASLTGCTNNGRVANVLNNRATAWWANWNNAVMGYGGSTGDPATGTAFGTAVSTRLAGTDSLMVLGGTGSGVSVKVNAEPAGTFTLNETNSGLSAGDVMIVCDPDHSVLVQITGLASGTITHDASSGTPGNCGLDLSFPTVCASTSSYVFVTNSQISKLTAADWYIGTNPAGGSSLYRVGLDNVSGTPTATKQEMVRDVTAMAITYHQTGTNSFVTAPNVTSWVLVDAVRVSLTLESVDKKAGTDVKPISRSFTATTTIRNRVI; this comes from the coding sequence ATGCGTGCTTCAGCGGGTTTCACCTTGATCGAGCTGATGGTGGCCATGCTGTTGGGTCTGATTGTGATCGGCGGCGTGGTCAGCGTGTTTCTGGCCAACCAGCGCACCTATCGCACCAACCAGGCGCTGGGTGACGTGCAGGATGGTTCGCGTGTCGCCTTCGAGATGATGGCGCGTGACATTCGCGATGCCAGTCTCACCGGTTGCACCAACAATGGACGCGTGGCCAACGTGCTCAACAACCGTGCCACGGCTTGGTGGGCGAACTGGAACAACGCCGTGATGGGTTATGGCGGCAGCACCGGCGATCCGGCAACCGGCACGGCCTTCGGAACGGCGGTATCGACGCGGCTCGCGGGCACGGATTCGCTGATGGTGCTTGGCGGTACTGGTTCGGGTGTCAGTGTGAAGGTCAACGCCGAGCCGGCTGGCACCTTCACTCTCAATGAAACCAATTCCGGCCTCAGCGCCGGTGACGTGATGATCGTGTGCGATCCTGATCATTCCGTGCTGGTGCAGATTACCGGGCTGGCCAGCGGCACGATAACCCACGACGCTAGCTCCGGCACGCCCGGCAACTGCGGACTAGACTTGAGTTTCCCGACCGTGTGCGCAAGCACCAGCAGCTATGTCTTCGTTACCAACTCGCAGATCAGCAAGCTGACGGCGGCGGATTGGTACATCGGAACCAATCCGGCCGGTGGGAGTTCGCTGTATCGCGTGGGCCTGGATAATGTTTCCGGAACACCCACCGCGACAAAACAGGAAATGGTGCGTGATGTCACCGCGATGGCGATCACCTATCACCAGACCGGTACCAACAGTTTCGTGACGGCGCCCAATGTCACCAGTTGGGTGCTGGTCGATGCGGTGCGGGTGAGCCTGACACTGGAAAGTGTCGACAAAAAGGCCGGCACCGACGTCAAGCCAATCTCGCGCTCCTTTACGGCGACCACCACCATCCGAAATCGGGTGATCTGA
- a CDS encoding PilX N-terminal domain-containing pilus assembly protein, with amino-acid sequence MNRAHVSQHSVSGHGQHGVALVVALLLLIVITLVGLAAVRGTIMQQRMAANQFDRQIAFQSAEAAMRAAQARVANFPADIARNCQAGGVFCEGNPFEDPNLDTSKIITVDSGTGAGQFAASNLATGQPQYVVENMGNWYDPSTSTGYGQSANAHNYGAQGTSTTAVYYRVTARSGNPASAGTGDRAVVVLQAMIKRG; translated from the coding sequence ATGAATCGCGCTCACGTTTCCCAACACTCCGTTTCTGGTCATGGTCAGCATGGCGTCGCCTTGGTGGTGGCGCTGTTGCTGCTGATCGTGATTACCTTGGTCGGTCTGGCCGCCGTGCGCGGCACGATCATGCAGCAGCGCATGGCGGCGAACCAGTTTGACCGCCAGATCGCGTTCCAGAGCGCCGAGGCCGCCATGCGTGCGGCGCAGGCGCGTGTCGCAAACTTTCCCGCTGACATTGCGCGCAACTGTCAGGCGGGCGGTGTGTTTTGCGAGGGCAATCCGTTCGAGGACCCGAACCTGGATACCAGCAAGATCATCACGGTAGATTCGGGCACTGGCGCCGGCCAGTTCGCGGCCAGCAACCTGGCCACGGGTCAGCCGCAGTACGTGGTCGAAAACATGGGCAACTGGTACGACCCCAGCACCAGCACGGGCTATGGCCAGAGCGCGAACGCGCACAACTATGGCGCTCAGGGAACATCCACCACGGCCGTCTATTACCGGGTCACCGCACGCAGCGGCAATCCGGCCAGCGCTGGCACGGGTGATCGTGCAGTGGTCGTGCTCCAGGCCATGATCAAGCGCGGCTGA